One Candidatus Thioglobus autotrophicus genomic window, AGATGGTGAAGGCGCCACAAAATTTGTTGAAGTATGTGTCAAGGGTGGCAGTACTTATAATGATTGTTTAGAAGTGGCCTATACGGTCGCACACTCTCCTTTAGTTAAAACAGCTTTATTTGCTAGTGATGCAAATTGGGGACGTATTTTGGCAGCCGTGGGGCGTGCACATGTTAAAGACTTGGATATTAGTAATATTAATATTTATCTAAATTCAGTTAGCCTAGTCAAGGCAGGCGAGCCAGATCCTACTTATACAGAGGCGCTGGGTAGTGCACAAATGCAAAAAACCGATATTGTGATTACCATAGAAATTGGCGCCAGCGATCTACAAGAAAGTGTTTGGACGACGGATTTTTCTTATGATTATGTCAAAATTAATGCGGAGTATCGAACATGAGTGTTTATCGATTGTTGATTTCTTGCCCTGATACCCATGGATTGGTGGCTATTGTCAGTCAGTTTATTCTTGAATATAATGGCAATATCAAAGAAGCGCACCATCATTTGGATGAGCAAAACCAGCACTTCTTTATGCGTATTGAGATTGAATCAAACTCTATCTCCTGTTCTTTAGATGAATTTAAAGAGGCTTTTTCTGTTTTAGCCGAGCGGTGTAACATGGCTTGGAAGCTGAGTGACGCTACACAGCTTAAGCGTATCTTGATTATGGGATCAAGTGCCTCACATTGTGTGGCAGATCTCTTGCATCGCGACCATGAAGACGAGCTTGAAGGTGAAATTATTGGTGTTTTATCAAATCATAGCAAACTCTCAAAGCTGGCTAGTTGGTACGACGTGGCGTTTAAAAAAGTAAGTATTAGCCAAGACACTCAAGAGGCTGATAAAGTGAAAATGATGCAAGCGGTTGACAGCTTTAATCCAGATGTGATTGTTCTAGCGCGCTATATGCAAATTATCCCTGAAGAGATGTGTGCTGAATATAACGGTAGAATTATTAATATTCACCATTCATTTTTGCCATCATTTGTGGGCGCTAATCCGTATGCACGTGCCGCTGAACGTGGAGTAAAGCTGATTGGCGCAACCTGTCATTATGTGACGGCTAATTTGGACGAAGGGCCGATTATTGAACAAGACGTGGTGCGTGTTGATCATGGTGATAGCGCCGATGACATGAAAAAAATGGGCCAGGATGTTGAGAAAATTACCCTAGCTAAAGGCCTCAAGTATCATCTAGAAGATCGCGTTTTAACCTGTAACAATAAAACCATTGTATTCTCATAATTGTTGACTTAGGTCAATCAATTGAGTGGGGCTATCCGTAAAATAAACCCACATGGAAGCAGTCCTCTATATTGATTATCTATTGCCGTTCTTGTTTTTTATTGTGGCGTTTGTCTATTCTTCGGTTGGCATGGGGGGCGGCTCATCCTATACAGCCATTATGGTGATTGCAGGCATGTCTACTTTAGTGATCCCGATGGTTTCTTTATCGCTTAACCTTTTTGTAACGACCATTGGAAGTTATAACTATTTGCGTAACAAGCATGGTAAGTTGCGTATTATTCTGCCATTTTTGTTCTCAGCAATTCCATTCGCTTATGTAGGTGGCGCGCTGCATTTACCTAAACAAGTATTTTTATGGATACTGCTGGCCTCGTTGATATTAGTTGCTATACGAATTTACTTCTGGAAAGATACAGGCTTTAGGTGGCAATTAAACCATTGGGGTAAAATTGCCATTTCTTTAATTGCTGGCTCTATTATGGGATTGGTTGCGGGTATTGTCGGTATTGGCGGCGGCGTATATTTGGTGCCTTTGATTATTATGCTAAATATTGGTACGCAAAAAGAAGCAGCAGCAGCGGGTGTGGTGTTTGTTTGGGTGGTGTCTCTATCAGGATTGGTATCGCGTTTGCACTATAATTCGATCGATCTATCTGAATATATACCTCTGATTGTGGCAGTCGTTGTGGGTGGGTTTTTAGGCTCTTATATGGGTTCGTTTAAGTTTAACCCAAAGACTATGGAGAAAATACTAGGTCTGGTTATTCTTGTGGCTATTGCGCTACTTATTAAGAAAATAGTTTTTTAACTATTTTCAACGATAAATTTTTTAAAGCGTTCGGCAATCGGCGAAAGCTTGTTTTTAGAATGATGCACAACATACCAATGACGAGTAATCGGAAATTTATCAATATCAAGCTGCTTAATAACATTATTTTCAAGCTCTAATTTAACCGTATGTTTGGATACAAATCCAATACCCAGTCCAGCTTGAACAGCCTGGATAATAGCTTCATTAGAGTTTATTTCAATATCAGAGTTGAGTCGCATGCCAATAATTCTTTCAATGGTAATGCGTGTACCTGAGCCTTGCTCTCTAGTAATAAGTGTCTCATTAGTGAGATTTTTAATGGTATTTTTCTGATTTTTAAGTAAGGGGTGCTCTGGATGAGCGATAGCAATTAGAGGATTCTCCATAAATGGCTGGGTAATCAGAGGCATGTCTGTTGGGGGTTCCCCCATAATAATCAAATCCGCTTCATTGTTATCAAGCTTTTTAAGTAATGATTCACGATTGGTTACATCTAAATAAAAAGACATTCGTGGGTATTTTTTCTTAAATTTAGCCAAAATATGACTAACAAATGAGTTGGTGGTCGTGGCAACGGCAATTTGCAAATGACCTGCTTCAGGATCTAGCGTTTGATCAATATCTAATTTACTTTTTTCAAGCGTATCAATAACGTCGATACAGGTCTGATAAAACATTTTTCCAATGTAGGTTGGTGTCACTGTTTTTCCTTTGGTATTAATAAGATCTGCCCCAATATTTTTAGTGAGTTGTTGTATCTGCATATAAACAGCAGGTTGGGTTACAAACAGCTCTTTACTTGCTCGGGTAAAACTTTTGGTGCGCACAACCGCTTCAAAGCTATACAATTGTTTAAGTGTGTAATTAATCATAAATAAATATTATTATTTAATAAAAAAATATTATTTTACCTTTTTAATCAAGTATTTAAATTAGCTTTCACCTCTATTTTATTAGGTGTTTTTTTTATGGCTAATTTGATTATTGATACTAACCATATTGGCAATATGTTTTTATATAAACCCTTGTTTTAACAAGGTTTTATATAAATACCCTAATAAATAAGTAAAGTTTATTTTTATTAAATTTTTGATTAGTTTTTATTAATAAATATTTATAAAAATATATAAGGATTTATTAAGAAAAATGGCTTTATATCGGTATTTTTTGCCAAAAAATGTTGAAACTGAAAAACAAAAGACTTACAAAATGAATGGTATTAATTATAATGGTATTTTTTTTGTTAAATAGGAGTCCACAATGGATCAATCGAATAGATATGCTGATTTGTCATTAGACGAAGATACGCTAATCGCACAAGGTGGCCATATTTTGGTTACATACACTATGCACCCAATGCCTGGTTTTTTTGGCTATTTAGAAACTGCTGCTCACTTTGCAGCTGAGTCTTCAACAGGTACAAACGTAGAAGTTTGCACAACAGACGACTTTACTAAAGATCTAGATGCAATGGTATATGAAATTGATGAAGCTAAAGGCATCATGAAGATTGCATACCCATGTGGCTTATTTGACCGCAATGTAATTGACGGTCGTGCAATGGTTGTATCTTTCTTGACACTTGCTATTGGTAACAACCAAGGCATGGGTGATGTTCAAGATGCGCAAATGATTGACTTCCATGTTCCTAAGCAGATGCTTGACATCTTTGATGGCCCATCTATGGATATCACTGATCTTTGGAGCCTATTAGGTCGCGACCGTGAAAATGGTGGTTACATTGCTGGTACTATTATTAAACCTAAGTTAGGTTTGCGTCCTAAGCCTTTTGCTGAAGCTGCATACCAGTTCTGGTTAGGTGGCGACTTCATCAAGAACGATGAGCCTCAAGGTAACCAAGTTTATGCTCGTATGAAGGATGTAACGCCTTTAGTTGCTGATGCAATGAAGCGTGCACAAGATGAAACAGGTGAAGCTAAGATTTTCTCTGCAAACATTACAGCTGATGATCATCATGAGATGATTGCCCGTGGTGAATACATCTTGGAAGCATTCGGTGAGAATGCTCATCACGTTGCATTCTTAGTTGACGGTTATGTTGGTGGTTGTGGTATGGTTACTACAGCACGTCGTAACTTCCCTGGT contains:
- the purU gene encoding formyltetrahydrofolate deformylase, whose translation is MSVYRLLISCPDTHGLVAIVSQFILEYNGNIKEAHHHLDEQNQHFFMRIEIESNSISCSLDEFKEAFSVLAERCNMAWKLSDATQLKRILIMGSSASHCVADLLHRDHEDELEGEIIGVLSNHSKLSKLASWYDVAFKKVSISQDTQEADKVKMMQAVDSFNPDVIVLARYMQIIPEEMCAEYNGRIINIHHSFLPSFVGANPYARAAERGVKLIGATCHYVTANLDEGPIIEQDVVRVDHGDSADDMKKMGQDVEKITLAKGLKYHLEDRVLTCNNKTIVFS
- a CDS encoding LysR family transcriptional regulator, which produces MINYTLKQLYSFEAVVRTKSFTRASKELFVTQPAVYMQIQQLTKNIGADLINTKGKTVTPTYIGKMFYQTCIDVIDTLEKSKLDIDQTLDPEAGHLQIAVATTTNSFVSHILAKFKKKYPRMSFYLDVTNRESLLKKLDNNEADLIIMGEPPTDMPLITQPFMENPLIAIAHPEHPLLKNQKNTIKNLTNETLITREQGSGTRITIERIIGMRLNSDIEINSNEAIIQAVQAGLGIGFVSKHTVKLELENNVIKQLDIDKFPITRHWYVVHHSKNKLSPIAERFKKFIVENS
- a CDS encoding ribulose-bisphosphate carboxylase, whose translation is MDQSNRYADLSLDEDTLIAQGGHILVTYTMHPMPGFFGYLETAAHFAAESSTGTNVEVCTTDDFTKDLDAMVYEIDEAKGIMKIAYPCGLFDRNVIDGRAMVVSFLTLAIGNNQGMGDVQDAQMIDFHVPKQMLDIFDGPSMDITDLWSLLGRDRENGGYIAGTIIKPKLGLRPKPFAEAAYQFWLGGDFIKNDEPQGNQVYARMKDVTPLVADAMKRAQDETGEAKIFSANITADDHHEMIARGEYILEAFGENAHHVAFLVDGYVGGCGMVTTARRNFPGQYLHYHRAGHGAITSPSSVRGYTAFVLAKLSRLMGASGIHVGTMGFGKMEGGADDKHIAYMIERDSAQGPVYHQEWHGMKPTTPIISGGMNALRLPGFFENLGHGNVINTSGGGSYGHIDSPAAGAKSLRQAYECWMAKADPIEFAKEHNEFARAFESFPGDADSLYPGWRDQLGVHK
- a CDS encoding sulfite exporter TauE/SafE family protein, with translation MEAVLYIDYLLPFLFFIVAFVYSSVGMGGGSSYTAIMVIAGMSTLVIPMVSLSLNLFVTTIGSYNYLRNKHGKLRIILPFLFSAIPFAYVGGALHLPKQVFLWILLASLILVAIRIYFWKDTGFRWQLNHWGKIAISLIAGSIMGLVAGIVGIGGGVYLVPLIIMLNIGTQKEAAAAGVVFVWVVSLSGLVSRLHYNSIDLSEYIPLIVAVVVGGFLGSYMGSFKFNPKTMEKILGLVILVAIALLIKKIVF